Proteins encoded by one window of Actinomycetota bacterium:
- the rpmH gene encoding 50S ribosomal protein L34 translates to MKRTYQPNTRKRKKNHGFRKRMSTRSGRAILKRRRQKGRKRLSA, encoded by the coding sequence ATGAAAAGGACGTATCAACCGAATACCAGAAAAAGGAAAAAGAACCACGGCTTCCGCAAGAGGATGAGCACCAGGTCTGGAAGGGCCATTCTTAAAAGGAGGAGGCAGAAGGGCAGAAAGAGGCTGAGTGCCTGA
- the rnpA gene encoding ribonuclease P protein component, with the protein MEALKRSRDFSRVIDGGRRKYLETIVAYRLPNQEGKTRVGISVTRRTGGGSVQRNRIKRRIREAIRKNASLLPVGEDMVFVARRGIETAAYQDIEGDIITALGGNPGEKDNR; encoded by the coding sequence ATGGAAGCCCTGAAGAGAAGCCGTGATTTCAGTAGGGTGATAGATGGCGGAAGAAGGAAATATCTGGAAACCATCGTCGCCTACAGGCTCCCTAACCAGGAAGGAAAGACCCGCGTAGGCATCTCCGTCACCAGGAGGACCGGTGGAGGCAGCGTCCAGCGCAACCGAATCAAGAGAAGGATCAGGGAAGCTATCAGGAAAAACGCGTCATTGCTGCCCGTGGGAGAGGACATGGTATTCGTGGCGAGGCGAGGAATTGAGACGGCGGCCTACCAGGACATAGAGGGGGACATCATCACAGCGTTGGGGGGAAACCCGGGTGAGAAAGATAATCGTTAG
- the yidD gene encoding membrane protein insertion efficiency factor YidD has translation MRKIIVRALSKAIKAGVRGYQVLISSWLPPTCRFYPTCSQYMIQAVERYGPFRGTWMGVRRLARCHPWNAGGYDPLPEG, from the coding sequence GTGAGAAAGATAATCGTTAGGGCTTTGAGCAAGGCGATAAAGGCGGGAGTAAGAGGCTATCAGGTCCTGATCTCGAGCTGGCTGCCGCCGACCTGCCGCTTCTATCCTACCTGCTCACAGTATATGATCCAGGCCGTGGAGAGGTACGGCCCTTTTCGCGGAACCTGGATGGGCGTGCGCAGGCTGGCGCGGTGTCACCCCTGGAACGCCGGTGGGTATGACCCTCTACCGGAGGGATAG